In a single window of the Streptomyces sp. NBC_00285 genome:
- a CDS encoding GntR family transcriptional regulator, with protein MGTTQLESVPEPKYWHLRTVLSEALDSEFSVGEILPNERDLAARFGVARATLRQALEQLELEGRLQRRRGVGTTVAPPRVGVAVGPEQHAWPGAAGDDWQPVDCAAAVPPASVADALQVDRDQPVHVVRRSRTNHGQPVAAELLYIPEQSVPELSAIDAPSGAARVRAVLRELHRLELDSRENAVELGSARADDAKELDRLPGAPVLVVTTRYLAGGRTAAISVATYRADTCRLTFGDSGAVEIDEGPQRQAS; from the coding sequence GTGGGGACCACGCAACTGGAATCGGTACCGGAACCGAAGTACTGGCATCTGAGGACCGTGCTCAGTGAGGCACTGGACTCCGAATTCTCCGTGGGGGAGATCCTGCCCAACGAGCGAGACCTCGCGGCCCGCTTCGGCGTCGCCCGCGCGACGCTCCGACAGGCACTGGAGCAGCTGGAGCTGGAGGGCAGGCTCCAGCGCCGCCGTGGAGTCGGCACGACCGTCGCACCGCCCCGCGTGGGCGTCGCCGTCGGCCCCGAGCAGCACGCGTGGCCCGGTGCGGCCGGCGACGACTGGCAGCCCGTCGACTGCGCCGCGGCGGTGCCGCCCGCATCCGTCGCCGATGCCCTTCAGGTCGACCGCGACCAGCCTGTGCACGTCGTGCGCCGCTCCCGTACGAACCATGGCCAGCCGGTCGCCGCCGAACTGCTCTACATTCCCGAGCAGTCGGTGCCGGAACTCTCCGCCATAGACGCGCCGTCGGGCGCGGCACGCGTGCGTGCCGTGCTGCGCGAGCTGCACCGCCTGGAACTGGACAGCCGGGAGAACGCCGTCGAGCTCGGCTCGGCCCGCGCGGACGACGCCAAGGAACTGGACCGCCTCCCCGGGGCCCCGGTGCTCGTCGTCACCACCCGCTACCTGGCGGGGGGCCGCACCGCAGCGATCTCGGTGGCCACCTACCGCGCGGACACCTGCAGGCTGACCTTCGGGGACTCCGGCGCGGTGGAGATCGACGAGGGGCCGCAACGCCAGGCCTCCTGA
- a CDS encoding RNA polymerase sigma-70 factor: protein MATETETDVFEAHRPVLMGVAYRMLGRVADAEDVVQEAWLRWSAADRSEVREPRAYLVRVTTRVAIDRLRQVKARGETYVGPWLPEPYVTDFGDTVPDTAERAVLADSVSLAVMVVLESLSPLERAVFVLREAFGYPFADIAAMLDRAEPAVRQLAGRARRHVDERRPRYEVDPVRRRDLTERFLAAAGGGDLAGLMSLLAPDVRLVGDSGGKSKAPLRVLESADKVARFLVGVSEKGVEDISWRFLELNGGPAVLVLSAGKPDSVFQLDVVDGRIQAVYIIRNPDKLRSLPSA, encoded by the coding sequence GTGGCCACCGAAACCGAGACCGACGTCTTCGAAGCACACCGTCCCGTCCTCATGGGCGTCGCCTACCGCATGCTCGGGCGCGTCGCCGACGCCGAGGACGTGGTGCAGGAAGCCTGGCTGCGCTGGTCGGCGGCCGACCGGAGCGAGGTGCGCGAACCGCGCGCCTATCTGGTCCGTGTCACCACGCGTGTGGCGATCGACCGGCTGCGCCAGGTCAAGGCGCGCGGTGAGACGTACGTCGGCCCGTGGCTGCCCGAGCCGTATGTCACCGACTTCGGGGACACCGTCCCCGACACCGCCGAGCGGGCCGTCCTCGCCGACTCGGTCTCCCTCGCCGTCATGGTCGTCCTGGAGTCGCTGTCACCGCTGGAACGGGCGGTGTTCGTTCTCAGGGAGGCCTTCGGCTACCCCTTCGCCGACATCGCCGCCATGCTCGACCGCGCCGAACCGGCCGTACGCCAGCTCGCCGGGCGGGCCCGCAGGCACGTCGATGAACGACGGCCGCGCTACGAGGTCGACCCGGTCCGGCGCCGCGATCTGACCGAGCGTTTCCTCGCCGCCGCGGGCGGGGGCGACCTGGCGGGGCTGATGTCGCTGCTGGCCCCGGACGTCCGCCTGGTGGGCGACAGCGGCGGCAAGTCCAAGGCGCCGCTGCGGGTGCTGGAGTCGGCCGACAAGGTGGCCCGCTTCCTGGTCGGCGTCTCCGAGAAGGGCGTCGAGGACATCTCGTGGCGGTTCCTGGAACTCAACGGGGGTCCGGCAGTGCTCGTGCTGTCCGCGGGAAAGCCCGACTCGGTGTTCCAGTTGGACGTCGTGGACGGGCGCATCCAGGCCGTTTACATCATCCGCAACCCCGACAAGCTGCGGTCGCTGCCCTCCGCCTGA
- a CDS encoding alpha/beta fold hydrolase, with protein MSATVSFEVPTAQGPKPVTVSYTRVGRGEPLLLLHGIGHHRQAWDPVVDILATERDVIAVDLPGFGASPGLPEGVAYDLATTTTVFGAFCETLELDRPHVAGNSLGGLLALELAREKLVRSVTALSPAGFWSQAERRYAFGVLLTMRHISRRLPLPLVERLSRTVAGRTMLTSTIYARPGLRAPEAVVAETLALARATGFDQTLRSGTAVQFTDDIPGLPVTVAWGTRDMLLVRRQGVRAKQVIPRARLVRLPGCGHCPMNDDPALVARVILDGSR; from the coding sequence ATGTCCGCCACCGTCTCCTTCGAAGTCCCCACCGCTCAGGGGCCGAAGCCCGTGACCGTCTCCTACACGCGTGTGGGCCGCGGTGAGCCGCTGCTCCTGCTGCACGGCATAGGTCACCACCGGCAGGCCTGGGACCCGGTGGTGGACATCCTCGCGACCGAGCGCGACGTGATCGCCGTGGACCTGCCCGGGTTCGGCGCATCCCCGGGCCTGCCGGAGGGCGTCGCCTACGACCTGGCCACGACGACGACGGTCTTCGGGGCGTTCTGCGAGACGCTGGAGCTGGACCGCCCGCATGTGGCGGGCAACTCCCTCGGCGGTCTGCTGGCCCTGGAACTCGCCCGCGAGAAGCTCGTACGGTCCGTCACCGCACTGTCCCCGGCCGGGTTCTGGTCACAGGCCGAGCGCCGCTACGCGTTCGGCGTCCTGCTCACGATGCGGCACATCTCCCGGCGGCTGCCGCTGCCGCTCGTCGAGCGGTTGTCGCGCACCGTGGCAGGCCGCACGATGCTGACGAGCACGATCTACGCCCGCCCGGGCCTGCGGGCGCCCGAGGCCGTGGTCGCCGAGACGCTGGCCCTCGCCCGGGCCACGGGGTTCGACCAGACCCTGCGGTCCGGCACCGCGGTCCAGTTCACCGACGACATCCCGGGGCTCCCGGTCACGGTGGCCTGGGGCACCAGGGACATGCTGCTCGTGCGCCGGCAGGGCGTGCGCGCCAAGCAGGTCATTCCCCGGGCCCGGCTGGTACGGCTGCCCGGCTGCGGCCACTGCCCGATGAACGACGACCCCGCCCTGGTCGCCCGCGTGATCCTCGACGGCAGCCGCTGA
- a CDS encoding GNAT family N-acetyltransferase — protein MHHWRRDVIELAALFTAVAVADTVANMVGHGPDGTALLVISAVALAATAGFHTWWAHRHGHAPPTGDTGARPLPQGEQAGPSEEPSGTAAPVAAESTLWRMRTTVKDAPGSLAALCAALAGQRVDILSLQTHPLAEGTVDEFLLRAPGTLEGSEITRSVARAGGTDTWIERADTHDLVDAPTRVLGLATRTALDAAELPLALRQLLGRCTIRSLPAVPVGGGRRPEGVPVEGVLEDTVMRLRGPEGGVITVERPYLPFTPTEFARARALVELDARLGPRIPRSHDVLTLPEGSDITVRRADTGDVEAARAMHERCSPRTLSMRYHGPLGDADRYLNHLLSPRFGRTLAVQTASGRIVGLGHLLWDGDETEVALLVEDAWQRRGIGAELLERLVTMAAEAGCENVYAVTQSSNTGMVAAMRGLELPLDYQIEEGTLVITARLAPRGEQERAVGVTKTGTP, from the coding sequence GTGCACCACTGGCGGCGCGACGTCATAGAACTCGCGGCCCTGTTCACGGCCGTCGCGGTGGCGGACACCGTGGCGAACATGGTCGGGCACGGACCCGACGGTACGGCGCTGCTGGTGATCTCGGCGGTGGCCCTGGCCGCCACCGCCGGATTCCACACATGGTGGGCACACCGCCACGGCCATGCGCCCCCGACGGGCGATACCGGTGCCCGGCCGCTACCCCAGGGGGAGCAGGCCGGGCCGTCCGAGGAGCCGTCGGGGACCGCGGCCCCCGTGGCCGCAGAGAGCACGCTGTGGCGGATGCGCACCACGGTGAAGGACGCGCCGGGTTCCCTGGCCGCCCTCTGCGCGGCGCTCGCCGGGCAGCGGGTCGACATCCTCAGTCTCCAGACCCATCCTCTGGCCGAGGGCACGGTCGACGAGTTCCTGCTGCGCGCCCCCGGCACCCTGGAGGGCTCCGAGATCACCCGGTCCGTCGCGCGGGCCGGCGGGACCGACACCTGGATCGAGCGGGCCGACACCCACGACCTGGTGGACGCCCCCACCCGGGTGCTGGGACTTGCCACCCGCACCGCGTTGGACGCGGCCGAACTTCCCCTGGCCCTACGGCAGTTGCTGGGCCGGTGCACCATCCGGTCGCTGCCTGCGGTTCCGGTGGGGGGCGGCCGCAGGCCGGAGGGCGTGCCCGTGGAAGGAGTTCTCGAGGACACCGTGATGCGGCTGCGGGGGCCGGAGGGCGGAGTGATCACCGTGGAGCGGCCGTATCTGCCGTTCACGCCTACGGAGTTCGCCAGGGCCCGGGCCCTGGTCGAGCTGGACGCCCGGCTCGGTCCGCGGATTCCGCGCAGTCACGACGTGCTGACGCTGCCGGAGGGCAGCGACATCACCGTGCGGCGGGCCGACACCGGTGACGTGGAGGCCGCGCGGGCGATGCACGAGCGGTGCTCGCCGCGAACTCTGAGCATGCGCTACCACGGGCCGCTCGGCGACGCCGACCGCTATCTGAACCACCTGCTCAGTCCCCGCTTCGGCCGCACGCTCGCGGTGCAGACCGCCTCGGGGCGAATCGTCGGGCTCGGTCATCTGCTCTGGGACGGGGACGAGACCGAGGTGGCGCTCCTCGTCGAGGACGCGTGGCAGCGGCGCGGGATCGGTGCGGAACTGCTGGAGCGACTGGTGACCATGGCCGCCGAGGCCGGGTGCGAGAACGTGTACGCCGTGACGCAGTCCTCCAACACGGGGATGGTGGCGGCGATGCGGGGGCTGGAGCTCCCCCTCGACTACCAGATCGAGGAGGGGACTCTGGTGATCACGGCGCGGCTCGCTCCGCGGGGAGAGCAGGAGCGCGCTGTGGGGGTCACGAAGACCGGGACGCCGTAG
- a CDS encoding trans-sulfuration enzyme family protein: MDSARTSTASRTPLRALDTEAVHAGRDDLARQGLHAPPIDLSTTYPSYDSRDEAARIDAFAATGAEPDGPPVYGRLGNPTVARFETALARLEGTEAAVAFASGMAALTAVLLVRASLGLRHVVAVRPLYGCSDHLLTAGLLGSEITWTDPAGVAAALRADTGLVMVESPANPTLAEVDLRALAHSCGSVPLLADNTFATPVLQRPAEQGARLILHSATKYLGGHGDVMAGVVACDEEFAGQLRQIRFATGAVLHPLAGYLLLRGLSTLPVRVRAASATAAELARRLAADPRVTRVHYPRIGGAMIAFEVDGDPHEVIAGVRLITPAVSLGSVDTLIQHPASISHRVVDAEDRRAAGVSDRLLRLSVGLEDVEDLWADLGAALRYPSGPAPAVEVSAATASRSS, from the coding sequence ATGGACTCAGCGCGCACATCCACCGCCTCGCGTACGCCGCTCAGAGCACTGGACACCGAGGCCGTCCACGCCGGTCGCGACGACCTCGCCCGGCAGGGACTGCACGCCCCACCCATCGACCTGTCGACGACCTACCCGTCCTACGACAGCCGTGACGAGGCCGCCCGCATCGACGCCTTCGCCGCCACCGGCGCCGAACCCGACGGGCCGCCCGTCTACGGCCGCCTCGGCAACCCGACCGTCGCCCGCTTCGAGACCGCGCTCGCCCGGCTGGAGGGCACCGAGGCCGCGGTCGCCTTCGCCAGCGGCATGGCCGCGCTCACCGCCGTCCTGCTCGTGCGGGCGTCCCTGGGCCTGCGTCACGTGGTCGCCGTACGCCCCCTGTACGGCTGCAGCGACCACCTGCTGACCGCCGGACTCCTCGGCTCGGAGATCACCTGGACCGACCCTGCGGGGGTCGCCGCCGCCCTGCGCGCGGACACCGGCCTGGTCATGGTGGAATCCCCGGCCAACCCCACCCTGGCCGAAGTCGACCTGCGGGCCCTGGCCCACTCCTGCGGCTCCGTGCCCCTCCTCGCGGACAACACCTTCGCCACCCCCGTGCTCCAGCGCCCTGCCGAGCAGGGTGCCCGCCTGATCCTGCACAGTGCCACCAAGTACCTCGGCGGCCACGGAGACGTGATGGCGGGGGTGGTGGCCTGCGACGAGGAGTTCGCGGGGCAGCTCAGGCAGATCCGCTTCGCCACCGGCGCCGTCCTGCACCCCCTCGCCGGCTACCTCCTCCTGCGGGGCCTGTCGACCCTGCCCGTCCGGGTACGGGCCGCCTCCGCGACCGCCGCCGAACTCGCCCGCCGTCTCGCCGCCGACCCCCGCGTCACCCGGGTCCACTACCCGCGCATCGGCGGAGCGATGATCGCCTTCGAGGTCGACGGCGACCCGCACGAGGTGATCGCCGGCGTCCGCCTGATCACCCCGGCGGTCAGCCTCGGCAGCGTCGACACCCTGATCCAGCACCCGGCGTCCATCAGCCACCGCGTGGTGGACGCCGAGGACCGCAGGGCCGCCGGGGTCAGCGACCGCCTGCTGCGGCTGTCGGTGGGCCTGGAGGACGTCGAGGATCTGTGGGCGGATCTGGGTGCCGCGCTGCGGTACCCGTCCGGACCCGCGCCCGCCGTTGAGGTCTCGGCCGCTACGGCGTCCCGGTCTTCGTGA
- a CDS encoding Lrp/AsnC family transcriptional regulator, with translation MTASVELDPVDLHLLRLLQNDARTTYRDLAEQIGVAPSTCLDRVTRLRRSGVILGHQLRLDPAKLGRGLEALLSVQVRPHRRELVGPFVERIRALPESRTVFHLTGPDDYLVHVAVADMADLQRLVLDGFTSRREVARVETRLIFQQWECGPLLPPATPTAEST, from the coding sequence ATGACCGCATCTGTCGAACTGGACCCGGTGGACCTGCATCTCCTGCGGTTGCTGCAGAACGACGCACGGACCACCTACCGCGATCTCGCCGAGCAGATCGGCGTCGCCCCTTCGACCTGTCTTGACCGGGTGACCCGGCTGCGCCGCTCGGGCGTCATCCTCGGACACCAGCTGCGCCTGGATCCGGCGAAGCTCGGGCGCGGCCTCGAGGCGCTGCTGTCGGTGCAGGTCAGGCCGCACCGGCGAGAGCTGGTGGGACCGTTCGTGGAACGGATCCGGGCGTTGCCGGAGTCGCGGACGGTGTTCCATCTGACCGGTCCTGACGACTACCTCGTGCATGTGGCCGTGGCGGACATGGCGGATCTCCAGCGGCTGGTGCTGGACGGGTTCACGTCCCGGCGTGAAGTGGCGCGGGTGGAGACCCGGTTGATCTTCCAGCAGTGGGAGTGCGGGCCCCTGCTTCCGCCTGCCACGCCGACAGCGGAATCCACGTGA
- a CDS encoding DUF885 domain-containing protein → MSETQIPLPRQVADAYVDELIALDPVTGTYLGVKESSSRLPDTSPAGQEALAELQRATLAKLDTAERQPGADSDSERRCGRLLRERLTAELAVHEADEGLRAVGNMATPAHSVREVFTVTPNGTDEDWAAIAERLRAVPAAFAGYRESLALGLERKLYAPPRPTATFVGQLTEWADTDGEGRGWFEDFASAGPESLRTELDEAARTATAAVVELRDWMRDVYTPTIEGAPNTVGRERYARWARYFNGTDLDLDEAYAYGWSEYHRLLGEMKQEAEKILPGAETPWVALAHLDEHGKHIEGVDEVRDWLQGLMDQAIDSLDGTHFELAERVRKVESCIAPPGGAAAPYYTPPSEDFSRPGRTWLPTMGQTRFPVYDLVSTWYHEGVPGHHLQLAQWAHVAENLSRYQAAVGGVSANAEGWALYAERLMDELGFLTDAEQRIGYLDAQMMRAARVIVDIGMHLELEIPADSPFHPGERWTPDLAQEFFGAHSSRPADFVESELTRYLTIPGQAIGYKLGERAWLLGREKARERHGDAFDLKAWHMAALSQGSLGLDDLVDELSQL, encoded by the coding sequence ATGTCTGAGACCCAGATCCCGCTCCCCCGTCAGGTCGCCGACGCATACGTCGACGAACTCATCGCCCTCGATCCGGTCACCGGTACCTATCTCGGCGTGAAGGAGAGTTCGAGCAGGCTGCCCGACACCTCACCGGCGGGGCAGGAGGCGCTCGCCGAGCTTCAGCGGGCCACGCTCGCCAAGCTCGACACCGCCGAGCGGCAGCCCGGCGCGGACAGTGACAGCGAGCGCCGGTGCGGCCGGCTGCTGCGCGAACGGCTGACGGCCGAACTCGCCGTGCACGAGGCCGACGAGGGCCTGCGCGCGGTCGGCAACATGGCCACGCCCGCGCACTCGGTCCGCGAGGTCTTCACCGTCACCCCGAACGGGACCGACGAGGACTGGGCGGCGATCGCCGAGCGGCTGCGCGCCGTACCGGCCGCGTTCGCGGGTTACCGCGAGTCCCTCGCGCTCGGTCTGGAGCGCAAGCTGTACGCGCCGCCGCGCCCGACCGCCACCTTCGTCGGACAGCTCACCGAGTGGGCCGACACCGACGGTGAAGGCCGGGGCTGGTTCGAGGACTTCGCCTCGGCCGGCCCGGAATCCCTGCGCACGGAACTGGACGAGGCCGCCCGCACCGCGACCGCCGCCGTGGTGGAACTGCGGGACTGGATGCGGGACGTGTACACACCGACGATCGAGGGCGCCCCGAACACCGTGGGCCGGGAGCGGTACGCCCGCTGGGCGCGCTACTTCAACGGCACGGACCTCGACCTGGACGAGGCGTACGCCTACGGCTGGTCCGAGTACCACCGGCTGCTCGGCGAGATGAAGCAGGAGGCCGAGAAGATCCTCCCGGGCGCCGAGACGCCGTGGGTGGCCCTCGCCCACCTCGACGAGCACGGCAAGCACATCGAGGGCGTCGACGAGGTCCGGGACTGGCTCCAGGGGCTGATGGACCAGGCGATCGACTCGCTCGACGGGACCCACTTCGAACTCGCCGAGCGGGTAAGGAAGGTGGAGTCGTGCATCGCCCCGCCCGGTGGTGCGGCGGCCCCGTACTACACGCCCCCGTCGGAGGACTTCTCGCGTCCCGGCCGTACCTGGCTGCCGACGATGGGCCAGACCCGTTTCCCGGTCTACGACCTCGTCTCGACCTGGTACCACGAGGGCGTCCCGGGCCATCACCTCCAGCTCGCCCAGTGGGCGCACGTCGCGGAGAACCTCTCCCGCTACCAGGCGGCGGTGGGCGGAGTGAGCGCCAACGCCGAGGGCTGGGCGCTGTACGCGGAGCGGCTGATGGACGAGCTCGGCTTCCTCACGGACGCGGAGCAGCGGATCGGCTACCTCGACGCGCAGATGATGCGGGCCGCGCGGGTCATCGTCGACATCGGCATGCACCTGGAACTGGAGATCCCGGCGGACTCGCCCTTCCACCCGGGCGAGCGCTGGACGCCCGATCTGGCGCAGGAGTTCTTCGGCGCGCACAGCAGCCGTCCGGCGGACTTCGTGGAGAGCGAACTGACCCGCTACCTCACGATCCCCGGGCAGGCGATCGGCTACAAGCTCGGTGAGCGTGCCTGGCTGCTCGGCCGGGAGAAGGCCCGCGAGCGGCACGGCGACGCGTTCGACCTCAAGGCCTGGCACATGGCGGCGCTGTCGCAGGGTTCGCTGGGTCTGGACGACCTGGTGGACGAGCTGTCACAGCTCTGA
- a CDS encoding immunity 21 family protein — protein sequence MVRYAEPGAVEWVESGGGPLIAVPETVLPFWAGADGDETASDYDRACEVDGYMGLLPVGDATALVLGDEPASTAYLPDHDTFVRWCAADSEDELLAEVPAALATAVWDSEVNWAVPGPVVLFDAAWAGNDCVNTDHLKVSLAPGRYAVRAAGVRPGPETWLGLVQLRRLPD from the coding sequence ATGGTGCGATACGCGGAGCCGGGCGCGGTGGAGTGGGTGGAGTCGGGCGGCGGTCCGCTCATAGCGGTGCCGGAGACGGTGCTCCCGTTCTGGGCGGGCGCCGACGGTGACGAGACGGCCTCTGATTACGACCGGGCCTGTGAAGTCGACGGCTACATGGGCCTGTTGCCGGTCGGCGACGCCACGGCCCTGGTCCTCGGGGACGAGCCCGCCTCGACCGCTTACCTTCCCGACCACGACACCTTCGTGAGGTGGTGCGCCGCCGACTCCGAGGACGAACTCCTCGCCGAGGTCCCCGCCGCTCTCGCCACTGCCGTCTGGGATTCCGAGGTGAACTGGGCGGTGCCCGGCCCGGTCGTCCTCTTCGACGCGGCCTGGGCCGGAAACGACTGCGTGAACACCGACCACCTGAAGGTCTCGCTGGCCCCCGGCCGGTACGCGGTACGCGCGGCCGGCGTGCGGCCCGGGCCGGAGACCTGGCTGGGGCTGGTGCAGCTGCGACGGCTGCCGGACTGA
- a CDS encoding rhodanese-like domain-containing protein: MTTIDSLTVNPVLRDAPAAPAEAAAYFRADLAFHADVSDVAAALAADGDPGFVVLDSRSTAAWDQGHIPGAVHLPTALIAEQAGPLLDRSVPVVTYCWGPGCNGATRAALALAELGYQVKEMLGGFEYWVREGFEFETREGRERRGTDPLTAPNDSVDCGC, encoded by the coding sequence ATGACGACAATCGACTCGCTCACCGTGAACCCCGTTCTGCGCGACGCCCCCGCCGCCCCGGCCGAGGCCGCCGCCTACTTCCGTGCCGACCTCGCCTTCCACGCGGACGTCTCCGACGTCGCCGCCGCGCTCGCCGCCGACGGGGACCCCGGATTCGTCGTCCTCGACTCCCGCTCCACCGCCGCCTGGGATCAGGGGCACATCCCGGGCGCGGTCCACCTGCCCACCGCGCTCATCGCCGAGCAGGCCGGACCACTCCTCGACAGGTCCGTGCCGGTGGTGACGTACTGCTGGGGCCCCGGCTGCAACGGCGCCACCCGCGCCGCGCTCGCCCTCGCCGAACTCGGCTACCAGGTGAAGGAGATGCTCGGCGGCTTCGAGTACTGGGTGCGCGAGGGCTTCGAGTTCGAGACCCGTGAGGGTCGCGAGCGGCGTGGCACCGACCCGTTGACCGCACCGAACGACTCGGTTGACTGCGGCTGCTGA
- a CDS encoding Lrp/AsnC family transcriptional regulator: MTTYSPDAIDWRILDVLQREGRASFAELARAVSMSPSAVTERVRRLEEAGVIQGYAAVVDPDRLGLPILAFVRLRYPVSNYKPFHDLVAVTPEILEAHHVTGDDCFVIKVAARSMRHLEEVSGRISTLGSVTTSVVYSSPLPRRPLGL; encoded by the coding sequence ATGACCACGTATTCCCCGGACGCCATCGACTGGCGCATCCTCGATGTCCTCCAGCGGGAGGGCCGGGCCAGTTTCGCCGAGCTCGCCCGTGCCGTGTCCATGTCGCCCAGCGCGGTCACCGAACGTGTGCGGCGTCTGGAGGAGGCGGGCGTCATCCAGGGGTACGCCGCCGTCGTGGACCCCGACCGGCTCGGCCTGCCCATCCTGGCGTTCGTCCGCCTCCGCTACCCCGTCAGCAACTACAAGCCCTTCCACGACCTGGTCGCCGTGACGCCCGAGATCCTGGAGGCCCACCACGTGACCGGTGACGACTGCTTCGTCATCAAGGTCGCCGCGCGCTCGATGCGCCACCTGGAGGAGGTGTCGGGCAGGATCAGCACGCTGGGCTCGGTGACCACGAGCGTCGTGTACTCGTCACCGCTCCCCCGGCGACCGCTGGGCCTCTGA